One Streptomyces sp. NBC_00554 DNA segment encodes these proteins:
- a CDS encoding AI-2E family transporter: MSRVPDWLGRIGAGLTELGKRLDERRAEVERESQSGPDEPPARHPARAGGASSADAPSSPEDAAPGEAKASGDAQPPSGTPGSQDAAVVSDLAGAPADPASPPAPVPAPAPAAPAHVTAVAARPDPAVAVPWGVRVAAEAGWRLLVLAGTLWVLMRVISSVQLVVFAFVAALLITAILQPTVARLTRYGVPRGLATALTAILGFVVIGLIGWFVVWQVQENIDNLSDQIQDGVDELRNWLLNSPFHVTDKQINEIAKNLRDAIGTNTDQITSAGLEGVTVIVEALTGILLTMFSTLFLLYDGKKIWQWTLKLVPAAARPGVAGAGPRAWRTLTAYVRGTVVVALIDAIFIGLGIYFLDVPMAVPLAVFIFLGAFIPLVGAVISGALAVVVALVTQGPFTAVMVLVVVLAVQQIEGHILQPFILGRAVRVHPLAVVLSVAAGGMVAGIGGAVVAVPLVAVTNTVVGYLRSYSSEEPGGATAVDVALAQNALQEHRRR; the protein is encoded by the coding sequence ATGTCGCGGGTACCGGATTGGCTCGGCCGGATCGGTGCCGGACTGACCGAGTTGGGCAAGCGGTTGGACGAGCGGCGGGCCGAGGTGGAGCGGGAGTCGCAGTCCGGGCCCGACGAACCGCCGGCGCGGCACCCCGCTCGGGCAGGCGGCGCGTCCTCGGCGGACGCCCCGTCCTCGCCGGAAGACGCGGCCCCGGGAGAGGCCAAGGCCTCAGGGGACGCACAGCCGCCGTCGGGCACGCCCGGCTCCCAGGACGCGGCAGTGGTCTCCGACCTCGCCGGCGCCCCTGCCGACCCCGCCTCGCCTCCCGCTCCTGTTCCCGCCCCCGCCCCCGCTGCTCCCGCACACGTGACCGCGGTGGCGGCACGCCCCGACCCCGCCGTGGCGGTGCCCTGGGGTGTACGGGTCGCGGCCGAGGCCGGCTGGCGGCTGCTCGTACTCGCGGGCACCCTCTGGGTGTTGATGCGGGTCATCAGCTCCGTACAACTCGTGGTGTTCGCCTTCGTGGCCGCGCTGCTCATCACCGCGATACTGCAACCCACCGTGGCCCGGCTGACTCGCTACGGGGTGCCGCGCGGGCTGGCCACCGCGCTCACCGCGATCCTCGGCTTCGTCGTCATCGGGCTGATCGGCTGGTTCGTGGTCTGGCAGGTCCAGGAGAACATCGACAACCTCTCCGACCAGATCCAGGACGGCGTCGACGAGTTGCGGAACTGGCTCCTCAACAGCCCGTTCCATGTGACCGACAAGCAGATCAACGAGATCGCCAAGAACCTGCGCGACGCGATCGGCACGAACACGGACCAGATCACGTCGGCGGGCCTAGAAGGCGTGACGGTCATCGTCGAGGCCCTCACCGGCATCCTCCTGACGATGTTCTCGACGCTGTTCCTGCTCTACGACGGCAAGAAGATCTGGCAGTGGACGCTCAAGCTGGTTCCGGCGGCCGCCCGTCCGGGTGTCGCGGGGGCGGGCCCGCGGGCCTGGCGCACGCTGACGGCGTACGTCCGCGGCACGGTGGTGGTGGCGTTGATCGACGCGATCTTCATCGGCCTCGGCATCTACTTCCTCGACGTCCCGATGGCCGTACCGCTCGCCGTCTTCATCTTCCTGGGCGCCTTCATCCCCCTCGTGGGTGCGGTGATCTCGGGAGCGCTGGCGGTGGTGGTCGCCCTGGTGACGCAGGGCCCCTTCACGGCGGTCATGGTGCTGGTCGTGGTCCTCGCCGTGCAGCAGATCGAGGGGCACATCCTGCAGCCGTTCATTCTGGGCCGGGCCGTACGGGTGCATCCGCTGGCCGTCGTCCTGTCGGTCGCCGCGGGTGGCATGGTCGCCGGGATCGGCGGCGCGGTGGTGGCCGTCCCACTGGTGGCCGTCACCAACACGGTGGTGGGCTACCTGCGTTCGTACAGCTCCGAGGAGCCCGGGGGAGCCACGGCGGTGGATGTGGCTCTGGCCCAGAACGCGCTCCAGGAACACCGCAGACGGTGA
- a CDS encoding transglycosylase SLT domain-containing protein, with protein sequence MLEGNRVSRISVRGFAVASATAVTAVGSVVGVASGSTAVPSNDAEATASDATLLADIPAGQQAQVQTASLTQQATAQAIQADASAKKDAEEAARKQAADDAVAKQKAAEKAEQDAKERKEAEEAASRDATRDASSFTVQSSYTIAQIQAMAQSMVPSGQYQCFSNIVDHESSWNYQAVNASSGAYGLFQALPGSKMSSVGSDWQTNPATQIKWGLNYMNDRYGSPCDAWSFWQANNWY encoded by the coding sequence ATGCTGGAAGGAAACCGTGTGAGCCGGATTTCGGTCCGGGGATTCGCAGTGGCTTCGGCCACCGCGGTCACCGCTGTCGGAAGCGTCGTCGGAGTTGCCTCGGGCAGCACCGCTGTTCCCTCGAACGACGCCGAGGCGACGGCAAGCGACGCGACTCTCCTCGCGGACATACCCGCGGGCCAGCAGGCCCAGGTACAGACCGCATCCCTGACGCAGCAGGCCACCGCTCAGGCCATCCAGGCCGACGCGAGCGCCAAGAAGGACGCGGAAGAGGCTGCCCGTAAGCAGGCCGCCGACGACGCCGTCGCGAAGCAGAAGGCCGCGGAGAAGGCCGAGCAGGACGCCAAGGAGCGCAAGGAAGCCGAGGAAGCGGCCAGCCGCGACGCGACTCGCGACGCCAGCAGCTTCACCGTGCAGTCCTCCTACACCATCGCGCAGATCCAGGCCATGGCGCAGTCCATGGTGCCGAGTGGTCAGTACCAGTGCTTCAGCAACATCGTGGACCACGAGTCCAGCTGGAACTACCAGGCGGTCAACGCCTCCTCCGGTGCCTACGGTCTCTTCCAGGCCCTGCCCGGTTCCAAGATGTCGTCCGTCGGTTCCGACTGGCAGACCAACCCGGCCACCCAGATCAAGTGGGGCCTCAACTACATGAACGACCGCTACGGCAGCCCCTGTGATGCCTGGTCGTTCTGGCAGGCCAACAACTGGTACTGA
- a CDS encoding PhoH family protein produces MVTSTKRRMPDRRTYVLDTSVLLADPNALNRFDEHEVVLPIVVVTELEAKRHHPELGYFARQALRLLDEFRVRFGRLDAPLPIGDLGGTLRVELNHSDPSVLPSGYRLGDNDSRILAVARNLQAEGYDVTVVSKDLPLRIKASSVGLLAEEYRAELAITGNSGWTGMSELTLAGEQVDILFDEGHAYVPEAADLPVHTGLTIQSERGKALGRVTSEGNVRLVRGDREAFGIKGRSAEQRIALDLLLDPDIGIVSMGGRAGTGKSALALCAGLEAVLERRQHQKVMVFRPLYAVGGQELGYLPGSESEKMSPWAQAVFDTLSAVTSREVIEEVTARGMLEVLPLTHIRGRSLHDAFVIVDEAQSLERNVLLTVLSRIGANSRVVLTHDVAQRDNLRVGRYDGVVAVVEKLKGHPLFAHVTLNRSERSQIAALVTEMLEDGQI; encoded by the coding sequence GTGGTGACCAGCACAAAGCGCCGTATGCCAGACCGGCGCACCTATGTTCTCGACACCAGCGTCCTGCTGGCCGACCCGAACGCCCTGAACCGCTTCGACGAGCATGAAGTCGTGCTTCCGATCGTCGTGGTCACGGAGTTGGAGGCCAAGAGGCACCATCCCGAACTCGGCTACTTCGCCAGGCAGGCCCTGCGTCTGCTCGACGAGTTCCGAGTGCGGTTCGGCCGCCTCGACGCCCCTCTCCCGATCGGGGATCTCGGCGGAACGCTACGCGTCGAGCTCAATCACTCGGACCCCAGTGTGCTGCCCAGCGGCTACCGCCTGGGGGACAACGACTCCCGCATCCTCGCGGTCGCCCGCAATCTGCAGGCCGAGGGGTACGACGTCACGGTCGTGTCGAAAGACCTGCCGCTCAGGATCAAGGCATCCTCCGTCGGACTCCTCGCCGAGGAGTACCGCGCGGAGCTCGCCATCACGGGCAACTCCGGCTGGACCGGAATGTCCGAACTGACCCTGGCGGGCGAGCAGGTGGACATCCTCTTCGACGAGGGCCACGCGTACGTCCCCGAGGCGGCCGATCTGCCGGTCCACACGGGCTTGACGATCCAGTCGGAGCGCGGCAAGGCACTGGGGCGCGTCACGTCCGAGGGCAACGTCCGGCTCGTACGCGGCGATCGCGAGGCCTTCGGCATCAAGGGGAGGAGCGCGGAGCAGCGGATCGCCCTCGACCTTCTCCTCGACCCGGACATCGGGATCGTGTCGATGGGCGGCCGGGCCGGCACCGGCAAGTCCGCGCTCGCGCTCTGCGCGGGTCTGGAGGCCGTCCTGGAGCGGCGCCAGCACCAGAAGGTGATGGTCTTCCGGCCGCTGTACGCGGTGGGCGGGCAGGAGCTCGGCTATCTGCCCGGCTCCGAGTCGGAGAAGATGAGCCCGTGGGCGCAGGCGGTCTTCGACACCCTGTCGGCCGTCACTTCGCGCGAGGTCATCGAAGAGGTCACCGCACGCGGCATGCTGGAGGTCCTGCCGCTCACCCACATCCGCGGCCGCTCCCTGCACGACGCGTTCGTGATCGTGGACGAGGCGCAGTCACTGGAACGGAATGTGCTGCTGACCGTTCTGTCGCGAATCGGCGCCAATTCACGGGTCGTTCTGACCCATGACGTGGCACAACGGGACAATCTGCGAGTCGGCCGGTACGACGGCGTGGTTGCCGTCGTCGAGAAACTGAAGGGGCATCCACTCTTCGCGCACGTGACTCTGAACCGGTCCGAGAGGTCCCAGATCGCGGCACTAGTGACCGAAATGCTGGAGGACGGGCAGATCTGA
- a CDS encoding isoprenyl transferase, translating into MNLRDNLRRLLVRFYARRVEGHLDHDQVPKHIGVIMDGNRRWAKAAGSTAAHGHRAGAEKIEEFLGWCSETDVEVVTLWLLSTDNFDRPAEELVPLLGIIENVVRTLAADGRWRVHHVGTPDLLPGHLQHALKEAEESTAHVDGIVVNVAIGYGGRQEIADAVRSMLLDAADKGASIEDIAESVDIDLIGKHLYTSDQPDPDLVIRTSGEQRLSGFMLWQTAHSEYYFCEVFWPAFRKVDFLRALRDYAARHRRYGG; encoded by the coding sequence GTGAACCTGCGCGACAACCTGCGCCGTCTTCTGGTCAGGTTCTATGCACGCAGGGTGGAAGGCCACCTCGACCACGATCAGGTGCCCAAGCACATCGGCGTCATCATGGACGGCAACCGGCGCTGGGCGAAGGCGGCGGGCTCCACCGCCGCACACGGGCACCGGGCCGGAGCCGAGAAGATCGAGGAGTTCCTCGGCTGGTGCTCCGAGACCGATGTCGAGGTCGTCACCCTGTGGCTGCTGTCGACGGACAACTTCGACCGTCCCGCGGAGGAGCTCGTCCCGCTCCTCGGGATCATCGAGAACGTCGTCCGCACCCTCGCCGCCGACGGCCGCTGGCGCGTCCACCACGTGGGCACGCCCGATCTGCTGCCCGGGCATCTGCAGCACGCCCTCAAGGAGGCCGAGGAGTCCACCGCGCACGTCGACGGAATAGTCGTCAACGTCGCCATCGGCTACGGCGGCCGCCAGGAGATCGCCGACGCCGTGCGCTCGATGCTCCTCGACGCCGCCGACAAGGGCGCCTCCATCGAGGACATCGCCGAGTCCGTCGACATCGACCTCATCGGCAAGCACCTCTACACCAGCGACCAGCCCGACCCCGACCTCGTGATCCGTACGAGCGGCGAGCAGCGGCTGTCCGGATTCATGCTCTGGCAGACGGCCCACTCCGAGTACTACTTCTGCGAGGTCTTCTGGCCGGCCTTCCGCAAGGTCGACTTCCTGCGCGCCCTGCGTGACTACGCGGCGCGACACCGGCGTTACGGCGGCTGA